One genomic segment of Cygnus olor isolate bCygOlo1 chromosome 20, bCygOlo1.pri.v2, whole genome shotgun sequence includes these proteins:
- the LOC121058017 gene encoding serine/threonine-protein kinase prpf4B-like, with protein MTRSGRRIVPGPGSGPGDAQDREMPWSRTRTRTRTRIRIRTRRCPGPGPGPAPGDAQDHEMHWTKTRTRSRTRTRTRRCPGPGDALVQDQDQDQDQDQDRDQDRDRDWDRDQDQGMARTRRCPGLGLGPGPEDAQDQDQDQDQDQDQEMRCTRTMIMTKLRTRTRGCPEPGPGCRWGLLHHRCLPPRSGCPRAGCAGTGAVRFRNRAVPVSVSGRCRYRGGAGIGAVQCRYQGCAVQEVPVPVRAVRAVPVPVRRRPGGPGPGPPRR; from the exons ATGACCAGGTCCGGGAGACGCATTGTACCAGGACCAGGATCAGGACCAGGAGATGCCCAGGACCGGGAGATGCCCTGGtccaggaccaggaccaggactAGGACCAGGATCAGGATCAGGACCAGGAGATGCCCAGggccaggaccaggaccagCACCAGGGGATGCCCAGGACCACGAGATGCACTGGACCAAGACCAGGACTAGGAGCAGG accaggaccaggaccaggagaTGCCCAGGACCAGGAGATGCCCTGGtccaggaccaggaccaggaccaggaccaggaccaggaccgGGACcaggaccgggaccgggacTGGGACCGGGACCAGGACCAGGGGATGGCCAGGACCAGGAGATGCCCTGGACTAGGACTAGGACCAGGACCAGAGGATGCCCAGGACCAAGATCAGGatcaggaccaggaccaggaccaggagaTGCGTTGTACCAGGACCATGATCATGACTAAGCTCAGGACCAGAACCCGGGGATGCCCAGAACCAGGACCGGGCTGCAGATGGGGGCTGCTCCATCACCGGTGCCTCCCGCCCCGCAGCGGGTGCCCACGGGCTGGGTGTGCCGGTACCGGGGCGGTGCGGTTCCGGAACCGGGCTGTGCCGGTGTCGGTATCGGGGCGGTGCCGGTATCGGGGCGGTGCCGGTATCGGGGCGGTGCAGTGCCGGTACCAGGGCTGTGCGGTGCAGGAGGTGCCGGTACCGGTGCGGGCGGTGCGGGCGGTGCCGGTACCGgtgcggcggcggccggg aggcccgggcccgggcccgccTCGCCGCTGA
- the ANKRD13B gene encoding ankyrin repeat domain-containing protein 13B isoform X1, giving the protein MLASCSGRKGPEGRYPLHYLVWHNRARDLDRELSAKQADIEQLDPRGRTPLHLATTLGHLECARVLLKHGADVGKENRSGWTVLQEAVSTRDLELVQLVLRYRDYQRAIKRLAGIPILLEKLRKAQDFYVEMKWEFTSWVPLVSKICPSDTYKVWKSGQNLRVDTTLLGFDHMTWQRGNRSFVFRGQDTSAVVMEIDHDRRVVYSETLALASHDQEVLLAAVQPTEEQVMGRLTAPVVTTQLDTKNIAFERNKSGILGWRSEKTEMVNGYEAKVYGASNVELITRTRTEHLSDQHKGKSKGRARGCGGQGASPAPILTPRPAGSKTPLQSFLGIAEQHVGPNNGTLITQTLSHANPTAITPEEYFNPNFELGNRDMGRPMELTTKTQKFKAKLWLCEDHPLSLCEQVAPIIDLMAISNALFAKLRDFITLRLPPGFPVKIEIPIFHILNARITFGNLNGCDEPVSSLRHSPSSEAPSPSSDSSSVSSSSSLTSCRVCEMDPALFEVPRGYSVVGTHQDTLREDEDDLLQFAIQQSLLEAGSEYDQVTIWEALTNSKPGTHPMSHEGRRGDRLDSPAHGSPPSPGQPVPGGGRGSRGAAPQLRGAAAAGHGAVGAGAGGGRAADAAGGRGAAAHPAALADREVTPRPR; this is encoded by the exons ATGCTCGCGTCTTGCTCGGGCAGGAAGGGGCCGGAGGGCAGGTACCCGCTGCACTACCTCGTCTGGCACAACCGAGCCCGGGACCTGGACCGGGAGCTCAGCGCCAAGCAG GCCGACATCGAGCAGCTGGACCCCCGAGGACGCACCCCGCTGCACCTGGCCACCACGCTGGGCCACCTCGAGTGCGCCAGGGTGCTGCTGAAGCATGGAGCTGACGTGGGCAAGGAGAACCGCAGCGGCTGGACGG tgctgcaggaggccgTGAGCACCCGCGACCTGGAGCTGGTGCAGCTGGTCCTGCGCTACCGCGACTACCAGCGAGCCATCAAGCGCCTGGCCGGGATCCCCATCCTGCTGGAGAAGCTGCGCAAG GCCCAGGACTTCTACGTGGAGATGAAGTGGGAGTTCACCAGCTGGG TGCCGCTGGTGTCCAAGATCTGCCCCAGCGACACGTACAAGGTGTGGAAGAGCGGCCAGAACCTGCGGGTGGACACCACGCTGCTGGGCTTCGACCATATGACCTGGCAGCGGGGCAACCGCAGCTTCGTCTTCCGCGGGCAGG ACACCAGCGCCGTGGTGATGGAGATCGACCACGACCGGCGGGTGGTCTACTCGGAGACGCTGGCCCTGGCCAGCCACGACcaggaggtgctgctggctgctgtgcagcCCACGGAGGAGCAGGTGATGGGGCGGCTCACGGCCCCCGTCGTCACCACCCAGCTCGACACCAAGAACATCGCCTTCGAGAG GAACAAGTCCGGGATCCTGGGCTGGCGGAGCGAGAAGACGGAGATGGTGAACGGGTACGAGGCCAAG GTCTACGGGGCGTCCAACGTGGAGCTGATCACGCGGACGCGGACCGAGCACCTCTCGGACCAGCACAAGGGCAAGAGCAAAGGTAGGGCGAGGGGCTGCGGTGGGCAGGGGGCTTCACCGGCCCCCATCCTCACACCACGTCCCGCAGGCAGTAAGACCCCGCTGCAGTCGTTCCTGGGCATCGCCGAGCAGCACGTGGGGCCCAACAACGGG ACGCTGATCACGCAGACGCTGAGCCACGCCAACCCCACCGCCATCACCCCGGAGGAGTACTTCAACCCCAACTTCGAGCTGGGCAACCGGGACATGGGGCGGCCCATGGAGCTCACCACCAAGACGCAGAA GTTCAAGGCGAAGCTGTGGCTGTGCGAGGACCACCCGCTGTCCCTCTGCGAGCAGGTCGCCCCCATCATCGACCTGATGGCGATCAGCAACGCGCTCTTCGCCAAGCTGCGGGACTTCATCACCCTGCGCCTCCCGCCCGGCTTCCCCGTCAAAATCG AAATCCCCATCTTCCACATCCTCAACGCCCGCATCACCTTCGGCAACCTCAACGGGTGCGACGAGCCCGTCAGCTCCCTgcggcacagccccagcagcgagGCGCCCTCGCCCAGCAGCGACTCCTCCAGCgtcagcagctccagctcgcTCA CGTCGTGCCGGGTGTGCGAGATGGACCCGGCGCTCTTCGAGGTGCCCCGGGGGTACAGCGTGGTGGGCACCCACCAGGACACCCTGCGGGAGGACGAGGACGACCTGCTGCAGTTCGCCAtccagcagagcctgctggagGCGGGCAGCGAGTACGACCAG GTCACCATCTGGGAGGCGCTGACCAACAGCAAGCCGGGCACCCACCCCATGTCCCACGAGGGCCGCCGGGGAGACAGGTTG GACTCCCCAGCACACGGCAGCCCCCCGTCCCCCGGGCAGCccgtccccgggggggggcgggggtcCCGGGGCGCTGCTCCCCAGCTACGCGGAGCAGCTGCGGCTGGCCATGGCGCTGTCGGCGcgggagcaggaggaggccgAGCGGCGGACgcggcaggaggaagaggagctgcagcGCATCCTGCAGCTCTCGCTGACCGAGAAGTGACCCCGCGCCCCCgctga
- the ANKRD13B gene encoding ankyrin repeat domain-containing protein 13B isoform X2 yields MLASCSGRKGPEGRYPLHYLVWHNRARDLDRELSAKQADIEQLDPRGRTPLHLATTLGHLECARVLLKHGADVGKENRSGWTVLQEAVSTRDLELVQLVLRYRDYQRAIKRLAGIPILLEKLRKAQDFYVEMKWEFTSWGWPRPRLGYRRLPPVPLVSKICPSDTYKVWKSGQNLRVDTTLLGFDHMTWQRGNRSFVFRGQDTSAVVMEIDHDRRVVYSETLALASHDQEVLLAAVQPTEEQVMGRLTAPVVTTQLDTKNIAFERNKSGILGWRSEKTEMVNGYEAKVYGASNVELITRTRTEHLSDQHKGKSKGSKTPLQSFLGIAEQHVGPNNGTLITQTLSHANPTAITPEEYFNPNFELGNRDMGRPMELTTKTQKFKAKLWLCEDHPLSLCEQVAPIIDLMAISNALFAKLRDFITLRLPPGFPVKIEIPIFHILNARITFGNLNGCDEPVSSLRHSPSSEAPSPSSDSSSVSSSSSLTSCRVCEMDPALFEVPRGYSVVGTHQDTLREDEDDLLQFAIQQSLLEAGSEYDQVTIWEALTNSKPGTHPMSHEGRRGDRLDSPAHGSPPSPGQPVPGGGRGSRGAAPQLRGAAAAGHGAVGAGAGGGRAADAAGGRGAAAHPAALADREVTPRPR; encoded by the exons ATGCTCGCGTCTTGCTCGGGCAGGAAGGGGCCGGAGGGCAGGTACCCGCTGCACTACCTCGTCTGGCACAACCGAGCCCGGGACCTGGACCGGGAGCTCAGCGCCAAGCAG GCCGACATCGAGCAGCTGGACCCCCGAGGACGCACCCCGCTGCACCTGGCCACCACGCTGGGCCACCTCGAGTGCGCCAGGGTGCTGCTGAAGCATGGAGCTGACGTGGGCAAGGAGAACCGCAGCGGCTGGACGG tgctgcaggaggccgTGAGCACCCGCGACCTGGAGCTGGTGCAGCTGGTCCTGCGCTACCGCGACTACCAGCGAGCCATCAAGCGCCTGGCCGGGATCCCCATCCTGCTGGAGAAGCTGCGCAAG GCCCAGGACTTCTACGTGGAGATGAAGTGGGAGTTCACCAGCTGGG GGTGGCCCCGTCCCCGGCTGGGCTATCGCCGTCTCCCCCCAGTGCCGCTGGTGTCCAAGATCTGCCCCAGCGACACGTACAAGGTGTGGAAGAGCGGCCAGAACCTGCGGGTGGACACCACGCTGCTGGGCTTCGACCATATGACCTGGCAGCGGGGCAACCGCAGCTTCGTCTTCCGCGGGCAGG ACACCAGCGCCGTGGTGATGGAGATCGACCACGACCGGCGGGTGGTCTACTCGGAGACGCTGGCCCTGGCCAGCCACGACcaggaggtgctgctggctgctgtgcagcCCACGGAGGAGCAGGTGATGGGGCGGCTCACGGCCCCCGTCGTCACCACCCAGCTCGACACCAAGAACATCGCCTTCGAGAG GAACAAGTCCGGGATCCTGGGCTGGCGGAGCGAGAAGACGGAGATGGTGAACGGGTACGAGGCCAAG GTCTACGGGGCGTCCAACGTGGAGCTGATCACGCGGACGCGGACCGAGCACCTCTCGGACCAGCACAAGGGCAAGAGCAAAG GCAGTAAGACCCCGCTGCAGTCGTTCCTGGGCATCGCCGAGCAGCACGTGGGGCCCAACAACGGG ACGCTGATCACGCAGACGCTGAGCCACGCCAACCCCACCGCCATCACCCCGGAGGAGTACTTCAACCCCAACTTCGAGCTGGGCAACCGGGACATGGGGCGGCCCATGGAGCTCACCACCAAGACGCAGAA GTTCAAGGCGAAGCTGTGGCTGTGCGAGGACCACCCGCTGTCCCTCTGCGAGCAGGTCGCCCCCATCATCGACCTGATGGCGATCAGCAACGCGCTCTTCGCCAAGCTGCGGGACTTCATCACCCTGCGCCTCCCGCCCGGCTTCCCCGTCAAAATCG AAATCCCCATCTTCCACATCCTCAACGCCCGCATCACCTTCGGCAACCTCAACGGGTGCGACGAGCCCGTCAGCTCCCTgcggcacagccccagcagcgagGCGCCCTCGCCCAGCAGCGACTCCTCCAGCgtcagcagctccagctcgcTCA CGTCGTGCCGGGTGTGCGAGATGGACCCGGCGCTCTTCGAGGTGCCCCGGGGGTACAGCGTGGTGGGCACCCACCAGGACACCCTGCGGGAGGACGAGGACGACCTGCTGCAGTTCGCCAtccagcagagcctgctggagGCGGGCAGCGAGTACGACCAG GTCACCATCTGGGAGGCGCTGACCAACAGCAAGCCGGGCACCCACCCCATGTCCCACGAGGGCCGCCGGGGAGACAGGTTG GACTCCCCAGCACACGGCAGCCCCCCGTCCCCCGGGCAGCccgtccccgggggggggcgggggtcCCGGGGCGCTGCTCCCCAGCTACGCGGAGCAGCTGCGGCTGGCCATGGCGCTGTCGGCGcgggagcaggaggaggccgAGCGGCGGACgcggcaggaggaagaggagctgcagcGCATCCTGCAGCTCTCGCTGACCGAGAAGTGACCCCGCGCCCCCgctga
- the ANKRD13B gene encoding ankyrin repeat domain-containing protein 13B isoform X3, translating to MLASCSGRKGPEGRYPLHYLVWHNRARDLDRELSAKQADIEQLDPRGRTPLHLATTLGHLECARVLLKHGADVGKENRSGWTVLQEAVSTRDLELVQLVLRYRDYQRAIKRLAGIPILLEKLRKAQDFYVEMKWEFTSWGWPRPRLGYRRLPPVPLVSKICPSDTYKVWKSGQNLRVDTTLLGFDHMTWQRGNRSFVFRGQDTSAVVMEIDHDRRVVYSETLALASHDQEVLLAAVQPTEEQVMGRLTAPVVTTQLDTKNIAFERNKSGILGWRSEKTEMVNGYEAKVYGASNVELITRTRTEHLSDQHKGKSKGSKTPLQSFLGIAEQHVGPNNGTLITQTLSHANPTAITPEEYFNPNFELGNRDMGRPMELTTKTQKFKAKLWLCEDHPLSLCEQVAPIIDLMAISNALFAKLRDFITLRLPPGFPVKIEIPIFHILNARITFGNLNGCDEPVSSLRHSPSSEAPSPSSDSSSVSSSSSLTSCRVCEMDPALFEVPRGYSVVGTHQDTLREDEDDLLQFAIQQSLLEAGSEYDQVTIWEALTNSKPGTHPMSHEGRRGDRTPQHTAAPRPPGSPSPGGGGGPGALLPSYAEQLRLAMALSAREQEEAERRTRQEEEELQRILQLSLTEK from the exons ATGCTCGCGTCTTGCTCGGGCAGGAAGGGGCCGGAGGGCAGGTACCCGCTGCACTACCTCGTCTGGCACAACCGAGCCCGGGACCTGGACCGGGAGCTCAGCGCCAAGCAG GCCGACATCGAGCAGCTGGACCCCCGAGGACGCACCCCGCTGCACCTGGCCACCACGCTGGGCCACCTCGAGTGCGCCAGGGTGCTGCTGAAGCATGGAGCTGACGTGGGCAAGGAGAACCGCAGCGGCTGGACGG tgctgcaggaggccgTGAGCACCCGCGACCTGGAGCTGGTGCAGCTGGTCCTGCGCTACCGCGACTACCAGCGAGCCATCAAGCGCCTGGCCGGGATCCCCATCCTGCTGGAGAAGCTGCGCAAG GCCCAGGACTTCTACGTGGAGATGAAGTGGGAGTTCACCAGCTGGG GGTGGCCCCGTCCCCGGCTGGGCTATCGCCGTCTCCCCCCAGTGCCGCTGGTGTCCAAGATCTGCCCCAGCGACACGTACAAGGTGTGGAAGAGCGGCCAGAACCTGCGGGTGGACACCACGCTGCTGGGCTTCGACCATATGACCTGGCAGCGGGGCAACCGCAGCTTCGTCTTCCGCGGGCAGG ACACCAGCGCCGTGGTGATGGAGATCGACCACGACCGGCGGGTGGTCTACTCGGAGACGCTGGCCCTGGCCAGCCACGACcaggaggtgctgctggctgctgtgcagcCCACGGAGGAGCAGGTGATGGGGCGGCTCACGGCCCCCGTCGTCACCACCCAGCTCGACACCAAGAACATCGCCTTCGAGAG GAACAAGTCCGGGATCCTGGGCTGGCGGAGCGAGAAGACGGAGATGGTGAACGGGTACGAGGCCAAG GTCTACGGGGCGTCCAACGTGGAGCTGATCACGCGGACGCGGACCGAGCACCTCTCGGACCAGCACAAGGGCAAGAGCAAAG GCAGTAAGACCCCGCTGCAGTCGTTCCTGGGCATCGCCGAGCAGCACGTGGGGCCCAACAACGGG ACGCTGATCACGCAGACGCTGAGCCACGCCAACCCCACCGCCATCACCCCGGAGGAGTACTTCAACCCCAACTTCGAGCTGGGCAACCGGGACATGGGGCGGCCCATGGAGCTCACCACCAAGACGCAGAA GTTCAAGGCGAAGCTGTGGCTGTGCGAGGACCACCCGCTGTCCCTCTGCGAGCAGGTCGCCCCCATCATCGACCTGATGGCGATCAGCAACGCGCTCTTCGCCAAGCTGCGGGACTTCATCACCCTGCGCCTCCCGCCCGGCTTCCCCGTCAAAATCG AAATCCCCATCTTCCACATCCTCAACGCCCGCATCACCTTCGGCAACCTCAACGGGTGCGACGAGCCCGTCAGCTCCCTgcggcacagccccagcagcgagGCGCCCTCGCCCAGCAGCGACTCCTCCAGCgtcagcagctccagctcgcTCA CGTCGTGCCGGGTGTGCGAGATGGACCCGGCGCTCTTCGAGGTGCCCCGGGGGTACAGCGTGGTGGGCACCCACCAGGACACCCTGCGGGAGGACGAGGACGACCTGCTGCAGTTCGCCAtccagcagagcctgctggagGCGGGCAGCGAGTACGACCAG GTCACCATCTGGGAGGCGCTGACCAACAGCAAGCCGGGCACCCACCCCATGTCCCACGAGGGCCGCCGGGGAGACAG GACTCCCCAGCACACGGCAGCCCCCCGTCCCCCGGGCAGCccgtccccgggggggggcgggggtcCCGGGGCGCTGCTCCCCAGCTACGCGGAGCAGCTGCGGCTGGCCATGGCGCTGTCGGCGcgggagcaggaggaggccgAGCGGCGGACgcggcaggaggaagaggagctgcagcGCATCCTGCAGCTCTCGCTGACCGAGAAGTGA
- the ANKRD13B gene encoding ankyrin repeat domain-containing protein 13B isoform X4, producing the protein MLASCSGRKGPEGRYPLHYLVWHNRARDLDRELSAKQADIEQLDPRGRTPLHLATTLGHLECARVLLKHGADVGKENRSGWTVLQEAVSTRDLELVQLVLRYRDYQRAIKRLAGIPILLEKLRKAQDFYVEMKWEFTSWVPLVSKICPSDTYKVWKSGQNLRVDTTLLGFDHMTWQRGNRSFVFRGQDTSAVVMEIDHDRRVVYSETLALASHDQEVLLAAVQPTEEQVMGRLTAPVVTTQLDTKNIAFERNKSGILGWRSEKTEMVNGYEAKVYGASNVELITRTRTEHLSDQHKGKSKGSKTPLQSFLGIAEQHVGPNNGTLITQTLSHANPTAITPEEYFNPNFELGNRDMGRPMELTTKTQKFKAKLWLCEDHPLSLCEQVAPIIDLMAISNALFAKLRDFITLRLPPGFPVKIEIPIFHILNARITFGNLNGCDEPVSSLRHSPSSEAPSPSSDSSSVSSSSSLTSCRVCEMDPALFEVPRGYSVVGTHQDTLREDEDDLLQFAIQQSLLEAGSEYDQVTIWEALTNSKPGTHPMSHEGRRGDRLDSPAHGSPPSPGQPVPGGGRGSRGAAPQLRGAAAAGHGAVGAGAGGGRAADAAGGRGAAAHPAALADREVTPRPR; encoded by the exons ATGCTCGCGTCTTGCTCGGGCAGGAAGGGGCCGGAGGGCAGGTACCCGCTGCACTACCTCGTCTGGCACAACCGAGCCCGGGACCTGGACCGGGAGCTCAGCGCCAAGCAG GCCGACATCGAGCAGCTGGACCCCCGAGGACGCACCCCGCTGCACCTGGCCACCACGCTGGGCCACCTCGAGTGCGCCAGGGTGCTGCTGAAGCATGGAGCTGACGTGGGCAAGGAGAACCGCAGCGGCTGGACGG tgctgcaggaggccgTGAGCACCCGCGACCTGGAGCTGGTGCAGCTGGTCCTGCGCTACCGCGACTACCAGCGAGCCATCAAGCGCCTGGCCGGGATCCCCATCCTGCTGGAGAAGCTGCGCAAG GCCCAGGACTTCTACGTGGAGATGAAGTGGGAGTTCACCAGCTGGG TGCCGCTGGTGTCCAAGATCTGCCCCAGCGACACGTACAAGGTGTGGAAGAGCGGCCAGAACCTGCGGGTGGACACCACGCTGCTGGGCTTCGACCATATGACCTGGCAGCGGGGCAACCGCAGCTTCGTCTTCCGCGGGCAGG ACACCAGCGCCGTGGTGATGGAGATCGACCACGACCGGCGGGTGGTCTACTCGGAGACGCTGGCCCTGGCCAGCCACGACcaggaggtgctgctggctgctgtgcagcCCACGGAGGAGCAGGTGATGGGGCGGCTCACGGCCCCCGTCGTCACCACCCAGCTCGACACCAAGAACATCGCCTTCGAGAG GAACAAGTCCGGGATCCTGGGCTGGCGGAGCGAGAAGACGGAGATGGTGAACGGGTACGAGGCCAAG GTCTACGGGGCGTCCAACGTGGAGCTGATCACGCGGACGCGGACCGAGCACCTCTCGGACCAGCACAAGGGCAAGAGCAAAG GCAGTAAGACCCCGCTGCAGTCGTTCCTGGGCATCGCCGAGCAGCACGTGGGGCCCAACAACGGG ACGCTGATCACGCAGACGCTGAGCCACGCCAACCCCACCGCCATCACCCCGGAGGAGTACTTCAACCCCAACTTCGAGCTGGGCAACCGGGACATGGGGCGGCCCATGGAGCTCACCACCAAGACGCAGAA GTTCAAGGCGAAGCTGTGGCTGTGCGAGGACCACCCGCTGTCCCTCTGCGAGCAGGTCGCCCCCATCATCGACCTGATGGCGATCAGCAACGCGCTCTTCGCCAAGCTGCGGGACTTCATCACCCTGCGCCTCCCGCCCGGCTTCCCCGTCAAAATCG AAATCCCCATCTTCCACATCCTCAACGCCCGCATCACCTTCGGCAACCTCAACGGGTGCGACGAGCCCGTCAGCTCCCTgcggcacagccccagcagcgagGCGCCCTCGCCCAGCAGCGACTCCTCCAGCgtcagcagctccagctcgcTCA CGTCGTGCCGGGTGTGCGAGATGGACCCGGCGCTCTTCGAGGTGCCCCGGGGGTACAGCGTGGTGGGCACCCACCAGGACACCCTGCGGGAGGACGAGGACGACCTGCTGCAGTTCGCCAtccagcagagcctgctggagGCGGGCAGCGAGTACGACCAG GTCACCATCTGGGAGGCGCTGACCAACAGCAAGCCGGGCACCCACCCCATGTCCCACGAGGGCCGCCGGGGAGACAGGTTG GACTCCCCAGCACACGGCAGCCCCCCGTCCCCCGGGCAGCccgtccccgggggggggcgggggtcCCGGGGCGCTGCTCCCCAGCTACGCGGAGCAGCTGCGGCTGGCCATGGCGCTGTCGGCGcgggagcaggaggaggccgAGCGGCGGACgcggcaggaggaagaggagctgcagcGCATCCTGCAGCTCTCGCTGACCGAGAAGTGACCCCGCGCCCCCgctga
- the ANKRD13B gene encoding ankyrin repeat domain-containing protein 13B isoform X5, whose translation MLASCSGRKGPEGRYPLHYLVWHNRARDLDRELSAKQADIEQLDPRGRTPLHLATTLGHLECARVLLKHGADVGKENRSGWTVLQEAVSTRDLELVQLVLRYRDYQRAIKRLAGIPILLEKLRKAQDFYVEMKWEFTSWVPLVSKICPSDTYKVWKSGQNLRVDTTLLGFDHMTWQRGNRSFVFRGQDTSAVVMEIDHDRRVVYSETLALASHDQEVLLAAVQPTEEQVMGRLTAPVVTTQLDTKNIAFERNKSGILGWRSEKTEMVNGYEAKVYGASNVELITRTRTEHLSDQHKGKSKGSKTPLQSFLGIAEQHVGPNNGTLITQTLSHANPTAITPEEYFNPNFELGNRDMGRPMELTTKTQKFKAKLWLCEDHPLSLCEQVAPIIDLMAISNALFAKLRDFITLRLPPGFPVKIEIPIFHILNARITFGNLNGCDEPVSSLRHSPSSEAPSPSSDSSSVSSSSSLTSCRVCEMDPALFEVPRGYSVVGTHQDTLREDEDDLLQFAIQQSLLEAGSEYDQVTIWEALTNSKPGTHPMSHEGRRGDRTPQHTAAPRPPGSPSPGGGGGPGALLPSYAEQLRLAMALSAREQEEAERRTRQEEEELQRILQLSLTEK comes from the exons ATGCTCGCGTCTTGCTCGGGCAGGAAGGGGCCGGAGGGCAGGTACCCGCTGCACTACCTCGTCTGGCACAACCGAGCCCGGGACCTGGACCGGGAGCTCAGCGCCAAGCAG GCCGACATCGAGCAGCTGGACCCCCGAGGACGCACCCCGCTGCACCTGGCCACCACGCTGGGCCACCTCGAGTGCGCCAGGGTGCTGCTGAAGCATGGAGCTGACGTGGGCAAGGAGAACCGCAGCGGCTGGACGG tgctgcaggaggccgTGAGCACCCGCGACCTGGAGCTGGTGCAGCTGGTCCTGCGCTACCGCGACTACCAGCGAGCCATCAAGCGCCTGGCCGGGATCCCCATCCTGCTGGAGAAGCTGCGCAAG GCCCAGGACTTCTACGTGGAGATGAAGTGGGAGTTCACCAGCTGGG TGCCGCTGGTGTCCAAGATCTGCCCCAGCGACACGTACAAGGTGTGGAAGAGCGGCCAGAACCTGCGGGTGGACACCACGCTGCTGGGCTTCGACCATATGACCTGGCAGCGGGGCAACCGCAGCTTCGTCTTCCGCGGGCAGG ACACCAGCGCCGTGGTGATGGAGATCGACCACGACCGGCGGGTGGTCTACTCGGAGACGCTGGCCCTGGCCAGCCACGACcaggaggtgctgctggctgctgtgcagcCCACGGAGGAGCAGGTGATGGGGCGGCTCACGGCCCCCGTCGTCACCACCCAGCTCGACACCAAGAACATCGCCTTCGAGAG GAACAAGTCCGGGATCCTGGGCTGGCGGAGCGAGAAGACGGAGATGGTGAACGGGTACGAGGCCAAG GTCTACGGGGCGTCCAACGTGGAGCTGATCACGCGGACGCGGACCGAGCACCTCTCGGACCAGCACAAGGGCAAGAGCAAAG GCAGTAAGACCCCGCTGCAGTCGTTCCTGGGCATCGCCGAGCAGCACGTGGGGCCCAACAACGGG ACGCTGATCACGCAGACGCTGAGCCACGCCAACCCCACCGCCATCACCCCGGAGGAGTACTTCAACCCCAACTTCGAGCTGGGCAACCGGGACATGGGGCGGCCCATGGAGCTCACCACCAAGACGCAGAA GTTCAAGGCGAAGCTGTGGCTGTGCGAGGACCACCCGCTGTCCCTCTGCGAGCAGGTCGCCCCCATCATCGACCTGATGGCGATCAGCAACGCGCTCTTCGCCAAGCTGCGGGACTTCATCACCCTGCGCCTCCCGCCCGGCTTCCCCGTCAAAATCG AAATCCCCATCTTCCACATCCTCAACGCCCGCATCACCTTCGGCAACCTCAACGGGTGCGACGAGCCCGTCAGCTCCCTgcggcacagccccagcagcgagGCGCCCTCGCCCAGCAGCGACTCCTCCAGCgtcagcagctccagctcgcTCA CGTCGTGCCGGGTGTGCGAGATGGACCCGGCGCTCTTCGAGGTGCCCCGGGGGTACAGCGTGGTGGGCACCCACCAGGACACCCTGCGGGAGGACGAGGACGACCTGCTGCAGTTCGCCAtccagcagagcctgctggagGCGGGCAGCGAGTACGACCAG GTCACCATCTGGGAGGCGCTGACCAACAGCAAGCCGGGCACCCACCCCATGTCCCACGAGGGCCGCCGGGGAGACAG GACTCCCCAGCACACGGCAGCCCCCCGTCCCCCGGGCAGCccgtccccgggggggggcgggggtcCCGGGGCGCTGCTCCCCAGCTACGCGGAGCAGCTGCGGCTGGCCATGGCGCTGTCGGCGcgggagcaggaggaggccgAGCGGCGGACgcggcaggaggaagaggagctgcagcGCATCCTGCAGCTCTCGCTGACCGAGAAGTGA